The DNA region TCAACCGACCACGACGCCGTGCCTGCCGTGCTGTCCGTCAGCGGCATCGGCAAGACCTACGCCGAGCCGGTGCTCGCCGACATCTCGTTGTCGCTGCGCGCCGGCGAGGTATTGGCGTTGACAGGCGAGAACGGCGCGGGCAAGAGTACGCTGTCCAAAATCATCGGTGGGCTGGTCGAACCGACCGCCGGCACGATGCGCCTGGGCGGCGAGCCTTACGCGCCGGCAAGCCGTACCGAAGCCGAGGCGCTCGGCGTGCGCATGGTCATGCAGGAGCTGAATCTGCTGCCCACTTTGTCGGTGGCCGAAAACCTGTTCCTGAACCGCCTGCCGCGGGTCGGCGCGTTCAGCTTCGGCTGGATCGACCGGCGCAAGCTGCGTGAAGACGCGCGGCAGGCCATGGCGCAGGTCGGCCTCGACGCGATCGATCCGGACACGCTGGTCGGCGAACTCGGTATCGGCCATCAGCAGATGGTGGAAATCGCGCGCAATCTGATCGACGATTGCCGCGTGCTGATCCTCGATGAGCCGACCGCGATGCTGACCGCGCGCGAGGTCGATCTGCTGTTCGAACAGATCGACCGGCTCAAGGCGCGCGGCGTGGCGCTCGTCTATATCTCGCACCGGCTCGAGGAACTGGCGCGGGTGGCGGAGCAGATCGCGGTCTTGCGCGATGGACGGCTGGTGCATGTCGACGCCATGGCCAACCTGACCAGCGACGAAATCGTCACCTGGATGGTCGGCCGCGAACTCGGCGAGCGGATCGATCTGGGCGTGCGCAACATCGGCGCGCCGCTTCTGAAAGTGGAGCGGCTTACGCGCGGCAAGGTGGTGCGCGACGTGTCGTTCGACGTGCGCGCGGGCGAGATTTTCGGCATCAGCGGCCTGATCGGCGCGGGCCGTACGGAGTTGATGCGGCTGATCTACGGCGCCGATCAAAAGGATAGCGGCAGCGTCGCGCTGGCCCGAACGCCGGGCGCGCCGCCCACGCTGGTGCAGATCGCTTCGCCCTCGGACGCGGTGCGCGCGGGCATCGCGCTGATCACCGAAGACCGCAAAGGCGAGGGGCTGCTGCTGCCGCAACCGATCGCGGCCAACGTGTCGCTCGGCAATATCGGCAGCGTGGCGCGGCACGGCATCGTCGATGCGAAGCGGGAGAACGCGCTGGCGCAGACGCAAATCGCCGCGATGCGGATCCGCACGTCCGGGCCGGGGCAGATTGTCGGCGAACTGTCGGGCGGCAACCAGCAGAAAGTCGTGATCGGCCGCTGGCTGGCGCGCGACTGCCGCGTGCTGTTATTCGACGAACCGACGCGCGGCATCGACGTCGGCGCGAAGTTCGATATTTATGGCTTGATGGGTGCGCTGGCCCGCGAAGGGCGGGCGCTCGTGGTGGTGTCGAGCGACCTGCGTGAGCTGATGCTGATCTGCGACCGGATCGGCGTGATGTCCGCGGGCCGCATGACGGGGGTGTTCGAGCGCGGCAACTGGTCGCAGGACGCGTTGCTGGCCGCGGCTTTCGCCGGCTACCGCAGCCGCGAAGCGTTGCTGCACCCCGCCCCCGACACCAGCGAAGCAGGGAGTCTGTCATGAACGACCAATCGTTGCCTGAAGCGTCGGGCGACCAGCCGGGCGCGAATGCCGCGGGTGCCGCGGGTGGCGCGGGTGGCGTGGGTGGCGTGGGTGGCGTCGCGCCGCCCGCCGACCCGTCGGCGCCGCTCGCGAGCGGCAAGCCCGCCGGCACGCGGCTTGGCTTTTCGAATTACCTTGGGCTCGCCGGCGCGTTGCTGGCGATGATCGTGCTGTTCTCGCTGCTGAGTTCGCATTTTCTGACGTACGACACGTTCAGCACGATCGCAAATCAGATTCCCGATCTGGTGGTGATGTCGGTGGGCATGACCTTCGTGCTGATCATCGCCGGGATCGACCTGTCGGTGGGGTCGGTGCTGGCGCTGGGCGCGTCGGTGGTGAGCGTGGCCGCGCTGAAGTGGGGCTGGGGGCCGCTGCCGTCGGCGTTGCTCGGCGTCGCCGCGGCGGCGCTGACCGGCACCGTCACCGGCGCGGTGACGGTGGGCTGGCGGATTCCGTCGTTCATCGTCTCGCTCGGCGTGCTGGAAGCCGCGCGCGGCATGGCGTATCAGATGACGAATTCGCGCACCGCCTATATCGGCGACGCGTTCGACTTTCTGTCGAACCCGATCGCGCTGGGCATCTCGCCCGCGTTCCTGATCGCGGTGGCGGTGATGGTGATCGCGCAACTGGTGCTCACGCGCACGGTGTTCGGCCGCTACCTGGTCGGCATCGGCACCAACGAGGAGGCCGTGCGCCTCGCGGGCGTGAACCCGCGGCCGTACAAGGTCATCGTGTTCGCGCTGATGGGCGCGCTCGCCGGACTGGCCGCGCTGTTCCAGATTTCGCGTCTGGAAGCGGCGGATCCGAATGCGGGCCAGGGCGTGGAACTGCAGGTGATCGCGGCCGTGGTGATCGGCGGCACCAGCCTGATGGGCGGGCGCGGCTCGGTGATCAGCACCTTTTTCGGGGTCTTGATCATTTCGGTGCTGGCGGCCGGCCTTGCGCAGATCGGCGCGAACGAGCCGACCAAGCGCATGATCACTGGCGCGGTGATCGTGGTGGCGGTGGTGCTGGATACGTATCGCAGCCGCCGCAAGCGCGCCTGATCGGGTGCCGGCGCAAGCCGGCACGCGGTGGCGCGGCCGGCTGTCGCGGTAGCCGCGGCAAGGGCAGCAGGCCCGGCAAGGGCGGTACGGGCAGCTCAGGGATAAGCAGCGCGGAAAGTGGCGGAGAACACGGGCGGTACAGGCAGCACACACAGTACAGGCAGCACAAGCAGCGCAAGCAGCACAGGCAACAGGAGCAGCACAGGCAACATTCGCAGCGAAGCGAGCATCAAAGCGTCGGTTTTCACGGGTTTAGTCGGTCTTCGAAGAGAACGGCCGCTCGGTCGCCAGGTGGCGCGGCCGGCGGGTAAAAAGAGGCAGGAGAGCAACAGGTTATGGCGACGATCAAGGATGTAGCGGCCGCGGCGGGCGTGTCGTTCACGACGGTATCGCACGTGGTGAACAACTCGCGGCCGGTGTCGGCTGACGTGCGCGCGAAGGTCGAACACGCGATCCGTCAGCTTCACTATGTTCCGTCTGCGGTGGCCCGCTCGCTGAAAGCACGGGCAACGGCGACGATCGGGCTCGTCGTGCCGAACACCACGAACCCGTATTTCGCGGAACTGGCGCGCGGGATCGAGGACGGGTGCTCGCGCAACGGCTACTGCGTGTTCTTCTGCAATTCCGACGACGATCCGGCCAAACAGCGTAACTACCTGCGCGTGCTGCAGGAGAAGCGGATCGACGGTCTGATCGTCGCGTCCGCCGGCGACGACGCCGTGCTCGCGCAGACGCTCGCCGACTCGCGCGAGCCGCTGGTGATTCTGGACCGCAACATCGAAGGGCTGAATGCGGATCTCGTGCAGATCGACCACGATAAGGGCGCGTATCTGGCCACCCGGCATTTGCTCGAACTGGGCCACGTACGGATCGGCTGCATTACCGGCCCGGTTCAGACGGCGGTCAGCGCGATGCGCGTGCACGGCTTTATCCGCGCGATGACGGAGCGCGGCATCGAGATTCCGCCCGACGCGATCGTGGAAAGCGACTATACGGGCACCGGCGGCTACCGCGCGGCCGGCCAGTTGTTCGACACGATCAAGCCGTCGGCGATTTTCGCCTGCAACGACATGATGGGCATCGGCGCGCTGCGCGCCGCGGCGGAACGCAATATCAGCGTGCCGCGCGATTGCTCGATCATCGGTTTCGACGATATCGAACTGGGGCGCTTCACCTATCCGGCGCTCTCGACCGTCGGACAATCGGTGCGCGCGCTCGGCGACATGGCCGCGCAGACATTGATCGAGCGCATTGCCGGCGGCTCGTCCGACAGTGCGCGTCCGCTCGGCCGCCGCCGCGTCGTGACGCCGCGCCTGATCGTGCGCGAGTCCACCGCGACCTGGGGCGGCGCGGCCAAACGCGATCTGGCGGCCTGACCCGGCGGCGTGAGCCGGTAACCTAGGGCGGCCTGAGCCGATAACCGCGCGCGCATTTCAGGCGCGCCTTTGCGCAGCGACGCTCGCTCGCGCGACGCATTCGTGCGTAACCGCTGTCAAGAGCACGGGCACCGAGTTCGCGATGCTTGCGTAGCGCTTGCCTTCAGCGCGGTGCCTGCGCCGAATGCCACAGCCACCGCACGTTCCCTCGGACTCTCTTCCGTGCGTGTTTGTGCGCGTCCCGCGCCCGCGACGCCCTTTGCCGTCAGCAATTTGTAATTTCTTCCCGTCTTGTTCGGCACCTTTCCTCATACCATATAAATGCTTCAAGGAACGAATCGCTGTGCCGTAAACAGGGGATATTAGAGCGCCCCTTCGAATGAGCGCCGACACGCAGCCGCCACACGCCACCCGCTGCGTCTGCCACTCTCATTTTCAAGCACAGGAACCAGACATGTTGAACAAGGGCATTACGATCAAGGCGCGCATAGGCCTCACGATGGCTTTTCTCTCCGCGTTGCTGGTGGCGATCGGCGTCTTCGGTTTGTTCGGCATGAGCCGTTCGAACGACGCTTACAGGGACACCTTCACGAACGCCATGCCGAGCGCGGTCGATATCGGTAACGCCGAGCTTTACGCGGCGCGCGAGCGGCTCGCGCTCGACCGGGCGGCGTTCATGATCGGCTCGCCGGAAGTGGCGTCGACGCTCGAGCGCGCGCGCGGCATGCGCGCCACCTCCGACATGTGGTGGAAAAAGTATATGGACCTGCCGCGCGACGCGGATGAAGAGCGCCTCGCACAGGAGGTCGTCGCCAAACGTGAAGGGCTGCATCAGCAACTGGATGCCTTTGCGGCGATCATCACCGCGAACGACCAAAGCAAGCTGGTCGACGGCGCCAAGCGCCTGCAAGCCGCCTACAACGAGCTCGCCAATGCCGACGACGCCCTGCGCAAGTACCAGTTCACGTCGGCCAAAGACGGCTACGACGCGGCGCAGAGCAGCTTCGAACTGTTTCGCCTCGTCAGCGCGGGCGCGTTGCTGATCGGCGTGCTGGCCGCGGCGATCTCGTATCTGACGCTCAGCCGCGCGATCGCCCGGCCGCTCGACGCGGCGCTCGATCATTTCGAGGCGATCTCGGCGGGCGATCTGCGCCGCCCGGTGGTCGTGACTTCGCGCGACGAGATGGGGCAACTGCTCGAAGGTATCGCCAAAATGCAGCGCAGCCTCACCGAAACGGTGCGCACGGTGCGCAGCGGCAGCGAATCGATTGCGACGGCCACCCGCCAGATCGCAGCCGGCAATATCGATCTGTCCTCGCGCACCGAAGAGCAGGCTTCGGCGCTGCAGCAAACCGCGTCGAGCATGGAAGAGCTGACCGGCACGGTCAAGCAGAACGCCGACAACGCCCGTCAGGCGAGCTCGCTGGCGGCCAACGCGTCGGAGATCGCCAACAAGGGCAGCGCCGTGGTCGACAAGGTGGTCGGCACGATGGGCGACATCAATCAGAGCTCCGCGAAAATCGCCGACATTATTTCGATCATCGAGGGAATTGCGTTCCAGACCAATATCCTGGCCTTGAACGCGGCCGTCGAAGCGGCGCGCGCCGGCGAAGAAGGCCGCGGTTTCGCGGTCGTGGCGGGCGAAGTGCGCAGCCTCGCACAGCGTTCGTCGGCGGCGGCGAAGGAAATCAAGGAGCTGATCGATACCTCGGTCGAGCGCGTGCAGTCGGGCTCGGCGCTGGTCGACGAAGCCGGCCGCACCATGACCGACATCATCGGCGCGGTGCAGCGCGTGACCGACATCATGGGCGAAATCGCCGCGGCTTCGGAAGAGCAGAGCGGCGGCATCGATCAGGTGGCACGCGCCGTCACGCAAATGGACGAAGTCACGCAGCAAAACGCTGCACTGGTCGAAGAGGCGGCGGCCGCAGCCTCTTCGCTCGAAGATCAGGCCGGCAAGCTGCGTCAGGCAGTCGCCGTCTTTCAGCTGCAAGACGGCGGGTCCAGCCCTGTTGTGAGCGCGGCGCCCCAGCGCGCGCCGGCACCGCTGCGCTCGGTGGTCGCACGCAAGGTTTCGCGCGCTCCCGCCGTCAAGCCCGCGCCGCAACCCGCAGCCGTGCCGAACGCGCCGGCCGCCGCGACGCCGGCCGTTGCCGCAACGGCACGCGCGCCCGCCCGCGCTGCGGTCAGCGCTGGTGCTGGCGGCGATCAGGATTGGGAAACGTTCTGAACGGACGGCAGTTGCAACATCCGTTCCCGAAATGGCAGTAGTGCCCACTAAATGGGTCGGCTCAGGCGCAGCGCACCGCGCCGCTCGAAAAGAGACCGTGATTGCGCGCGCATTCGCGGTCTTTTTCATGGTGTGCGCACTAAGTAACGTTTGCGCTGGCAGTCCGTCCCCTGGCAAGCGCCATGATCCGGTACATTGACGGACGCCCTGAGAAATTCGCCTTGGGGGCGGCCCCGGCGATGTCTCCTTGGGGCGCCCCGAAGAAAGCACCCATTGGGGACGCAGCCAGGCATGTAGCGCCAATCGCTGACGCGGCTCGTCCATTCGACGAGGCCCGTGACGCGCTGTCGAGCGCTGCCATCTCTGGCCACCCCGCCACGCCACACTCAACCGCTCAATGCGCCAGCCACAAAGGACCGACATGACGCCTCACGACCTCGCGCACCGCCTCGTCGAAGCACGCCGGCAGCATCGCCCGATCGATGTCCCCGCACCCGACAGCCTGCCGCCCGATGCGGCAACCGCGTACGCGATCCAGCAGGCGGTCATCGCCGGTCTCGGCGAATCGACCGGTGGCTGGAAGATCGGCGCCAAAGTGCCGGGCGGCGCCGCCTCCGGCGCGCCGATTCCGGCCTCGCTGGTGCTGCCGTCGCCGGCGCGCGTCGCGCATGCCGGCTTTTTCCGGGTGCTGGTGGAGCTGGAAATCGCCTTCCGCTTCGCGGAGGCGATCGAGCCGCGCGGCCGGGCCTATGCGCGCGACGAGGTGCTGGCGAAGGTCGGCGTCGTGCTGCCGGCCATCGAGATCGTCGACAGCCGCTTCGCCGAGTGGCCCAATGTCGCACCGCTTGCGCAACTGGCCGACGCCCAGAACAACGGCGCGTTGATCACGGGTCATCCCGTCGCGTATGCGGGGCTCGCGCGTGGCTTCGACTTCGTTTCACCCGAACTGGAGCTAAGCTTCGATGGTGATTCGCTGATCCCGGAGGCTACCGGCAATCCGGCCGGCGACCCGCGCGAACTACTGGTGTGGTTCGTCAACCATTGCGCCGCCATGGGCATCACCATCGAGCCGGAATGGACGCTCACCACCGGTTCGTACGTCGGCGCACACAGACTGGACAAAGCGGGCATCGTGCGTGGGCATATCGACGGCCTTGGTGAAGTGGAGATTGAACTGACCTGAAAGGCCGCGCTTGTAACAGCGCATTACGAAGCTCCTTTCAAACGGCTGCCTGCGGGCGGCCGTTTTGCATTTATCGCATCTGTGTCGGCGACCGTGCCGTATACACCTATTGGAACGAGGCGGGCTCGGGCCGTCATCCAGTTGAACAGGAGTGCATGCGGCTAACCCTGCCGCCGGCGCGGTTAATGTCGAGCGACGTAGGAGGTACGAAGCATGCTCCGCTCTCGCTGAAGTGGATGACACGCCTCGTGAAAGGGCGCGGAACAAAACCGCTCGCGCATTGACGAACGCTTGAAACAGCGCGGCCGGAATACATGCCGGCATTGACATGCCGCATGACCGGTCCACGAACATGTAACAGGCCACTGTTTGTGTAGACCGAACGCTTGTGTCGCGCGTTGAGGAAAAAAGTGGCCGGACACATAAAGCGGGCAGGCGTCCGCGCTTTCAGCAACAAAGTGCGTGTGTGCAGACACGCTGTCCGATACAGCAGTGGGATTGTTCGATGAACGTAGCGGATCGCGCAGGGCAGTATTGCAGGATACTGAGGCAGGACACTGAGGCACGACACTGAAGCAGAAGCAATGAGCAGCACTGCTTCAGAGTGCTGATACGGCGGCAAGGCGCGAGGGAAAGGCAGTGACGTGTAAGTGCAATTGCTGCGATACGAGTGCAAGATTGTAGGTGGTCGAAACTTTGTTTCCAAGTGAGGAATGTCGGGAGGCGAATGCGGCGCGATTTTCGCAACGTAGTTCGTGAAAAAAAATTTAAAAGGGTTTAGGATGAATTCGAGCGATGTCGTTTCCGAATAGCGCGCCGCGCACGACATCGGTCTAGACTTCGGCGAGGAGGTAGCATGGATATCTACAGCAGTTTCGCGACCCGCTTCGAGAAAACGCGAGAAGATGAGCTCTCGCTCGAGGAGTATCTCGCGCTCTGCAAAGACAATCCCGCCGCGTACGCCACGGCTGGCGAACGCATGTTGACGGCAATCGGGGAGCCGGAACAGATCGACACGCGTAACGATCCGCGCATGTCGCGCATCTTCGCGAACAAGGTCATCAAGGTATACCCCGCATTCCGTGAGTTCTACGGAATGGAAGAGGTGATCGAGCAGGTGGTCGCCTACTTCCGGCACTCGGCCCAGGGGCTTGAAGAAAAGAAGCAGATTCTGTATCTGTTGGGCCCGGTCGGCGGCGGTAAATCGTCGATCGCGGAACGTCTCAAGCAGCTCATGGAGCGCGTGCCGTTCTACGCGATCAAGGGCTCGCCCGTGAACGAGTCGCCACTCGGTCTGTTCGACTACGAGGAAGACGGCCCGATTCTCGAAGAACAGTACGGCATTCCGCGCCGTTACCTGAAAAGTATCCTCAGCCCGTGGGCGGTCAAGCGCCTGCACGAATACAACGGCGACATCCGCAAGTTCCGCGTGGTGCGCCGCTATCCGTCGATCCTTCGCCAGATCGGTATCGCCAAGACCGAGCCGGGTGACGAAAACAATCAGGACATTTCGTCGCTGGTCGGTAAGGTCGACATCCGCAAGCTCGAACAGTACGCACAGGACGACGCGGACGCTTACAGCTACTCCGGTGGTCTGTGTCTTGCCAATCAGGGCCTGCTCGAGTTCGTCGAAATGTTCAAGGCGCCGATCAAGGTCCTGCACCCGCTGCTGACTGCAACCCAGGAAGGCAACTTCAAGGGCACGGAAGGGTTTGGCGCGATCCCGTTCGACGGCGTGATTCTGGCTCACTCGAACGAGTCCGAATGGAAGGCGTTCC from Paraburkholderia aromaticivorans includes:
- a CDS encoding sugar ABC transporter ATP-binding protein → MDSTDHDAVPAVLSVSGIGKTYAEPVLADISLSLRAGEVLALTGENGAGKSTLSKIIGGLVEPTAGTMRLGGEPYAPASRTEAEALGVRMVMQELNLLPTLSVAENLFLNRLPRVGAFSFGWIDRRKLREDARQAMAQVGLDAIDPDTLVGELGIGHQQMVEIARNLIDDCRVLILDEPTAMLTAREVDLLFEQIDRLKARGVALVYISHRLEELARVAEQIAVLRDGRLVHVDAMANLTSDEIVTWMVGRELGERIDLGVRNIGAPLLKVERLTRGKVVRDVSFDVRAGEIFGISGLIGAGRTELMRLIYGADQKDSGSVALARTPGAPPTLVQIASPSDAVRAGIALITEDRKGEGLLLPQPIAANVSLGNIGSVARHGIVDAKRENALAQTQIAAMRIRTSGPGQIVGELSGGNQQKVVIGRWLARDCRVLLFDEPTRGIDVGAKFDIYGLMGALAREGRALVVVSSDLRELMLICDRIGVMSAGRMTGVFERGNWSQDALLAAAFAGYRSREALLHPAPDTSEAGSLS
- a CDS encoding 2-keto-4-pentenoate hydratase — protein: MTPHDLAHRLVEARRQHRPIDVPAPDSLPPDAATAYAIQQAVIAGLGESTGGWKIGAKVPGGAASGAPIPASLVLPSPARVAHAGFFRVLVELEIAFRFAEAIEPRGRAYARDEVLAKVGVVLPAIEIVDSRFAEWPNVAPLAQLADAQNNGALITGHPVAYAGLARGFDFVSPELELSFDGDSLIPEATGNPAGDPRELLVWFVNHCAAMGITIEPEWTLTTGSYVGAHRLDKAGIVRGHIDGLGEVEIELT
- a CDS encoding ABC transporter permease gives rise to the protein MNDQSLPEASGDQPGANAAGAAGGAGGVGGVGGVAPPADPSAPLASGKPAGTRLGFSNYLGLAGALLAMIVLFSLLSSHFLTYDTFSTIANQIPDLVVMSVGMTFVLIIAGIDLSVGSVLALGASVVSVAALKWGWGPLPSALLGVAAAALTGTVTGAVTVGWRIPSFIVSLGVLEAARGMAYQMTNSRTAYIGDAFDFLSNPIALGISPAFLIAVAVMVIAQLVLTRTVFGRYLVGIGTNEEAVRLAGVNPRPYKVIVFALMGALAGLAALFQISRLEAADPNAGQGVELQVIAAVVIGGTSLMGGRGSVISTFFGVLIISVLAAGLAQIGANEPTKRMITGAVIVVAVVLDTYRSRRKRA
- a CDS encoding LacI family DNA-binding transcriptional regulator; this encodes MATIKDVAAAAGVSFTTVSHVVNNSRPVSADVRAKVEHAIRQLHYVPSAVARSLKARATATIGLVVPNTTNPYFAELARGIEDGCSRNGYCVFFCNSDDDPAKQRNYLRVLQEKRIDGLIVASAGDDAVLAQTLADSREPLVILDRNIEGLNADLVQIDHDKGAYLATRHLLELGHVRIGCITGPVQTAVSAMRVHGFIRAMTERGIEIPPDAIVESDYTGTGGYRAAGQLFDTIKPSAIFACNDMMGIGALRAAAERNISVPRDCSIIGFDDIELGRFTYPALSTVGQSVRALGDMAAQTLIERIAGGSSDSARPLGRRRVVTPRLIVRESTATWGGAAKRDLAA
- a CDS encoding methyl-accepting chemotaxis protein, with the translated sequence MLNKGITIKARIGLTMAFLSALLVAIGVFGLFGMSRSNDAYRDTFTNAMPSAVDIGNAELYAARERLALDRAAFMIGSPEVASTLERARGMRATSDMWWKKYMDLPRDADEERLAQEVVAKREGLHQQLDAFAAIITANDQSKLVDGAKRLQAAYNELANADDALRKYQFTSAKDGYDAAQSSFELFRLVSAGALLIGVLAAAISYLTLSRAIARPLDAALDHFEAISAGDLRRPVVVTSRDEMGQLLEGIAKMQRSLTETVRTVRSGSESIATATRQIAAGNIDLSSRTEEQASALQQTASSMEELTGTVKQNADNARQASSLAANASEIANKGSAVVDKVVGTMGDINQSSAKIADIISIIEGIAFQTNILALNAAVEAARAGEEGRGFAVVAGEVRSLAQRSSAAAKEIKELIDTSVERVQSGSALVDEAGRTMTDIIGAVQRVTDIMGEIAAASEEQSGGIDQVARAVTQMDEVTQQNAALVEEAAAAASSLEDQAGKLRQAVAVFQLQDGGSSPVVSAAPQRAPAPLRSVVARKVSRAPAVKPAPQPAAVPNAPAAATPAVAATARAPARAAVSAGAGGDQDWETF